TCTTGCGTTTTCGGATCGACGTAATAGTGCCCCTGCGCCGGTCCCGATAATCCATAGGCATAATGAAGACCGGTATTGAACCACTGGGGGGAATTCGGCGCAGCCATTTGGTGCGCCAGCATGTAACACATCTCATCATGAAAGGACTCCGCCTCTTCCGGAGTCTTGAAATACCCGTAGGCCCGACCCCAATGGGTCCAACACCCGGCCATGCGCTCAAAGACCTGTCGGGCATCGCGCTCACCACCAAGCACCGACTTGCCGTCGGCATCGATAAGCGGTTGGCCGTTCTGATCGCACTGCGGAACGCCGGCCTTCCGGAAGTACTTTTGCGCCAAAATATCGACCGCCAGCTGCGACCAGGGTTCAGGAACCTCGATATTCTCCAGCTTGAAGACGGTCGATCCGTCGGGGTTTCGAATCTCGGATGACCGTTTGACGAACGCCAATCCCTCATATGGACTCATGCTGCGGCGGGTAAATTTGCGATCAATTCTCACAGTAGTCCTCCAAGGGGAAAAGGATTAGGATCCAGGTGTCGATTCGGAGCCTTCATACCGGTATGAGCGGCTCGCTCATTTCGCGTGACACCTACATATAGCTAGCATGTTTTTTTGTCAACACCAAGTATTGTGGATATTTGAGAATTAAGGGGATAGGCTGTGAATAGTCGAGATGTGAACGGCAGTGCCCATTTCAGTGCTGTCGTGAGGAGGTTATCCACAGAAAATTTCATTACCAGAGACCTCCCGCAGATGACCCTTGCCATTTTTTCTTGCTAGAAGGCCATTCGGCCGATCTTGAGAGTCGCCTCTTCAACACCTCGCAGGGGAATGAAGTGACCAGCAAGACCAAGCACAAGGACCTTCGTATCGGCCACCTGCGTTTCATAGTGACTGACAAGCCCCCAATTGCGCCTCACCGTATTCGGCCGAACGAATGAATCCAGCAGCTTCTTGCTTTGAGACCGAAACATCTGCCGAAGAAATTGCTGTTCCCGAGTCGATGTGCCCTGGTCCATTCGGTCTATCGCCTTCCCCAATTCCTGTTCAACGAACTGTAAATAATCGTCCGTCGTCGGGTTCGACCAGGCCAAACCGACCAAGATAATCAGTGCACCGACGATTACACTCAAGCGAAGGAGACTCATGACGCTCTACTGTTTGACAAACAATTGTCGAGCCAATTAGCTTAGCCCAGATTCAGTGCATACCGTCTTATCGAGTTTGGAGGAGCTATGTTTGTCTGGAGCAAGAAACTCGTTGGAACCCTGTTAGGCATCTTCGTGTTACTGTTGGGAATCTTCCTTCTCCAAGGTCCATCGGAAACCACGAGCATCCTCAAGACCCACACCACTCAATGGATCATCTTGAACTATGCCTGTCTGCTGGTCTGGCTGTTTGTCTGGATGATCGACCAAGCACGCGTCCGCGGCAAGAACGTCTGGCTCTGGCTCGTGCCGTTCATTCTAGCACCGCTACCTACGCTCATGATCTTCGTGCTCTTCCTCCAACGGCGGTTGTCGTAAGTCAGTCAGCAATAGGCACGGCGGCTGACTTCCCTACAGAGGCTTGACCAATCGCCTTCTGATCTGTCTCGATAGAACAGCGGATTCGCCACACGGCCCAGAGACCAGGTAACGCCGCCACCGTTGTAAAGACATAGAATTGAGCCCATCCCACGACCTGAACAAGATCTGCGGAGGGGCGTCCGACAAATACTCGCCCCAGCGCTTCAAGTGAGGACAGTAGCGCAAACTGTGTTGCCGTGTAGCGCGCATCGCAGAGCGACATGACCAACGCTACGAATGCTGCCGTCCCCATCCCACCCGTCACATTCTCGATCACGACAGCTGCCGTCAGCGCACCGGCATGTTTCCCCATCAAAGCCAACACGACAAAGCCAAGGTTCGAAACAGCCTGTAAGACACCGAAGGTCAGCAACGATCGCACGAGTCCAGACCTAGTCATCAAGATTCCGCCGATAAAGGCACCCACCAATGTTGCAAAAATCCCAAGCCCCTTTGCAGCGCCGACCTCGGTCGAAGAAAACCCCAGTCCTCCAATCAGAAAGGCTGTCTGCAATGCGGATGCAAAGGCATCTCCAAGTTTGTAGAGGACGATCACAGCCAAGAATCCTAGTGCTGTGGGCCTCGAGAAGAATTCCGCCAGCGGGGCTCCAACAGCCTCTCTGAGACTCTTGGGAGCAGCGGCCACCACCGTCGGATCAGGACTGAGTAAGACAATAACCACTCCGGCGACCATGATGGTTGCCATCGCCAGATACGTCATCTGCCAACCAACATAATCAGCCAGCGCCAGTGCCCCGGCGCCGGATGCCAACAGGGCGACTCGATAGCCATTCACCCAGACGGCTGCGCCCAACCCGCGCTCGTGAGGCTGGAGCGTGTCCGTTCGATAGGCATCGAAGACAATATCCAAGGATGCCGCAAGGAATGCGACGAGCACCGCATAGGCTGCGAGCCAGCCAGGATGAAGCTTCGGATTGGTCAGAGCCATGAGCCCAAGAGCCATAGCCACACAGAGTTGCGTCAGGACCATCCAGCCGCGACGCCGACCCAACCATGGGGGCACCACACGGTCCATCACCGGTGCCCAGAGGAACTTCAGCGTATAGGGAAGGCCAACCAGGGTGAAAATCCCGATGGTCTTGAGGTCGACTCCCTCAACCGTCAACCAGGCTTGGAGAGTCCCCGATGTGAGCGCGAGCGGAAGACCGGATAGAAACCCCAATGGCAGCATCACCAGGAGACGCTGGCTGAACAACGCTGCCAAATTGGACGAGCCTTGTGTCACAGAAACTCACCGTTGTGAGAGCGGACTGAATGAGACCGGCCGTTGTGCAGCAAGCAGACCCTCAGCTGGAACGCAGGATACCATCGCCTCCCGGTTCAACTCAGCAGAATCACAAAACACGCGGGTAAGGAACTTATTGGTCGGCACTGTAGCGAACAGGCTGCTGACGACCTACTTTGATTCCCGACAAGTCTCGAAATCTTGGAGGCCATAGACTGAATACAAATCGCACACAGGATGTTCAAAAAGGCCTTCCAGCAAGGCCGCAGCGAGCGAACGGTCGAGGCGTACGTGGTTGGTACGTTGAGACCTTGAGCGACGCGAGAACGCCGCTGAGAGACTTTTTCAACATCCTGCTAACAGGGTTGTCCGTTGAACAGACAAGGTTTATACCGCGAGAGATCGAACTCAGTGTTCTCCTGGTAGACCCGTTCATTGCCGTTGACCCCGTCCTGCTCAGGATCACTCCACATGGTGTGATTCCACCAATAGAACAAGGGCTGAACTTCTGTCTGGTACACGGGATTGCCGTAGCTGCTGCGTGAATACTCCTGAACCAGTCGACCCGTCACGTAATCGATCTGACCGTTGCCTTTCAGGGAATAGAGGAGAATGAACAGGCGGGCTTCATGATCATAGAGTTCATCGACGCGAGAGTTGAGATCTGGTTCAGTTGGGAGAGCATCCTTCCCCCACCCTGTCGTGGGAGTGCCCCCTAAAAGCCACAGCGAAACGGATAGAATGGCAAGCAACCGCACCATCCACCACACTCAAACGGAATGACTCTGTTCTCTCTACTCAGCCACCGGAGCGCAAGGGGCAGGAGCGATCCCGCGAGCAAGGCAACCTTGCTGGATTGCACACGGCCACCCTATAATGCCACTCCTATGGGAACAACCCGTGCCTCTCTACATACGCTCGGCTGCCGTCTGAATCAAGCCGAAACCTCGATCCTCGGAGAAGGCCTCCGTCGAAAGGGGTTCGACCTCGTCGAATTTGGCCAGCCCACTGACGTACTGATCCTCAACACCTGTTCCGTGACGGAGGACGCCGAACGGACATCGCGATATTTGATCCGGAAAACGCTGAAACATTCTCCTCATGCCTTCATAGCCGTGACCGGCTGTTATGCCCAAACCGGCATGGAACAGCTCAAGCGTCAGGCCGGCATCGATCTCATCGTCGGACATCAATTTAAGCTCGACCTGCCGGCCTATCTCCCAGCCGTTCATGAGTTGCGGAAGCGATCGGCCCCGGACATTCATTACACGAAGACGATTGCGCGGGGAGACTTTGATCTACCCCATTTTGCAGAACCGGATTCCACCAGAGCTCTCTTGAAGATCCAAGACGGCTGCAGTGCGATGTGCAGCTTTTGCATCATCCCGTTCGCCAGAGGGCACGAGCGCAGCCGAACCTTCGACGACATTCTGCGCGAAGCCGACAGCTTGGTGGCGCGAGGCTACCGGGAGATCGTCCTGACAGGCGTGAATATCGGGCAGTATGTTCACAGCGACAACGACTTTTGCGCATTGCTTCGCCGGCTCGATCAAGTTGACGGCCTTGAGCGCATCCGGATCTCATCGATTGAGCCAACCACTGTCAGCGACGAACTGCTTGATCTGATCGCCTCATCAAACAAACTCTGTCCTTATCTCCACATTCCTCTGCAGAGTGGGGACGATCAGATCCTACAGGCCATGAACCGACGCCATACAGTCAAGGAGTACCGAAAGCTGATCGACACCGCCCTCACGAAGATTCCTGACCTCGGGGTCGGAACTGACCTGATGGTAGGATTCCCCGGAGAGACTGAAGCCGCGTTCCAAAATACACTGGCTGTTGCGTCAGACCTCCCCTTCTCCTATTTGCACGTCTTTCCCTATTCCTCGCGACCAGGGACTGCGGCACTGCGCATCAAACAGCGGGTCCCATCCGCATCGATCAAGAAACGCACTACTCTTCTACTGGATCTCGATCGTGCCAAACGACTGGTCTTTCACAACGCACAGATCGGCAAGACGGTCTCCGTCCTGTTTGAATCCGGCACCAGAGAGTCCTATCGCTTCGGCACGACGTCGAACTTTACAAAAGTTGCCGTCAGAAATTCCGGCGACCTGGAGAACCACATTAAGCCAGTCACGATTTCCGCTGCAGCAAACCGTTACGTATTTGGTGATCTCGTATCGCCCTCAACGCCGATGAACGCGTCCCTGGTGCGCCTATTATGATGGTCAAGACACTTCCCCAGGTTCATATCGAAACCTTCGGCTGCCAGATGAACGAATCTGACAGTGAGTTGGTCCGGTCATTGTTGAAGCAAGAGGGGTTTGGTTTTACGGAAGACCGCGAACGAGCCGATGTGGTGCTGGTCAATACCTGTGCGATTCGAGAGAACGCCCACACCAAGATCTACTCCCACCTCTCTGAGCTCAAAGCCCTCAAGAAGCACCGCCCGCTCGTCGTCGGTGTGCTTGGTTGCATGGCTCAGAATTTAAAGAGCGAGCTAGCTGAAAAAGAACCGCTCATTGACGTCTTGGCCGGCCCGGACTCGTACCGACAATTGCCCCGGTTGCTGACCTGCGCGCTGGACGCACAAGAACAGGGACTCCGGCAGAAAGCGTTCGCCCTCGATCTATCGGAATATGAAACCTACGAAAACATCATGCCGGATCGGAACAGCGGTGTGAACGCCTGGATCACCGTGATGCGAGGCTGCGATAACTTTTGCTCGTTTTGCGTCGTCCCATACACCAGAGGGCGTGAGCGATCACGCGATCCCGAATCTGTCCTCCTCGAAGCACGTGATGCGGCCACACGTGGATTCAAGCAAATTACGCTGCTGGGACAAAACGTGAATTCCTACCGCCACGGGGAATGGGATTTTGCTCAGCTCATCAGCGCCGTCGCAGACCAGCCGGATATCGAAAGAGTCCGGTTTACCTCTCCGCATCCAAAAGACTTTCCCCCGACACTGATCAAGGCCATCGCCGCCCATCCAAAGATCTGCAAGCACATTCATCTCCCCCTGCAGTCGGGAAGCGATCGGATCCTCGAAATGATGGGCCGCACCTATACGGGAACAGAGTACCTGACATTGGTGGATCGGATCAGATCCATCGTCCCCGATGTCGTTCTAACCACGGACATTATCTGTGGATTCTGTTCCGAATCCGATGCGGACTTCCAGGCCACCGCTCACCTGGTGGAACGGGCCCGGCTCGACTCGGCCTATATCTTCAAGTACTCGGAGCGGAAAAATACGATCGCAGCACGAAAATATGTCGACGATGTACCCGATCAACTGAAGGGCCAGCGGGTCGCCAAGCTAGTGGAGATTCAACGTGCCATTACCGCGGAGCGCAACCGTCGCTATATCGGGAAAGCCGTAGAGGTTTTAGTGGAAGGCGATGCAACCCGTTCCTCGACCCAAGGCATGGGAAAAACCGACGGCAACATCACCGTCGTCTGGGATAAAAACACCGGCCATTCTGAGCCAGGCACACTTATGACTAAGCACATCTTTGACGCCTCAGCCGCGACGTTGTACGGAGAATGATGACTAATGGCAACCAAATGCCCTCTCACTTTACGCACAATTGTGTACACCCACTGATCACGATGAACATTTTCTGACAGGATCCTCGTCGGCTTTCTGACAAGTTTTCTCTCCTCCTTCTCCGCCCTTTCCCTTGTTCTCTACCCTTAGAAACCATTATCTCACTCAGTACCTTTCCCTCCCTCTCTCCCAACTTGACTATTCAACTCGTGCTAACCCCATGACTCTCCGAACAGATTCTTGCTTACCCCACACAAAACCTACTCGAGTGTTCCCTGTTCAAACCATTTGGCCAATCGGCGGAGGCCGTAGTTGATCACAGACCACCCCTACCGTCTTCCACAAGCGCTAAGAAGGCACGGACCTTGCTGTACTCTCGACGTCCATCTTCTTCTGTACCGGAGTGGTGAGCAACGGCCATGAAACCTCAAGATTCTGATCCAAAGCCTGGTCCCACCCCGCCCGATTCTCGTATCACGCTCGAAGCAATCATTTCTGTCGGAGTAGTCGGTTGGCTGGCCATAGGCATGGTGCTCATGGGTCTCGGTATTTGGTAGCTCAGCATTCGGAAATACGAAAACTCATAGGCTTCATCCCAGAGTCATGATATTTTTTGAGCACAGTACACGCAGAAGGAGACCTCCTATGCATGCATGGTTGAGCCTCCGCAGTGCCCAGTCCGTTGGTGCTTTTCTGGCCCTCAACGTGATCGTGACCGGATGTTCCACACTCTCAGGAGAGTCCACAGTTCTGAAAACCGCGAAAGGATCCGTCTATCTCAAAGACATCGCCGATTGGTCGTTTGAGGCGAGCCATCCTGCGACGATCGACCAGACGACCATCCGCATGGTCATCAAAGGAGTGGTAACCGAGGACGCCGCCAAACCGTTATCCAACATGCCCGCCAGTGGCAGCAAGCCGATGAGAGTATTCAGCGATGAAGACGCCGAGTTTCTTGCTCCCCTGCTAGCCCAAGGTTTATCAGACGCGAAACCGGAGCAGATTGTCGGTTTCAAGGTGTTTTCATCGGCAGGGTCAGGCGCTGAACCCACAGCGGGCACCCTTTATATGCACAAAGGCTCCCTCTATCTGACCATCGCTCCTTCTCAAGCGAGCAAGGGAATGAAATTCGCCCTTGCCTCTGCGGCTCGTACCGAGAAGGCCCCTTCCTTTGTAGCAATGGGAAAGAGAGCCATGACCATGGTGATCGATTATCAGGCCGTTGCTAAGGCTTCGGCTCCGGGATCGGTTGTCGTAGTCGACGGATCAAAAGACCCCGCCTCGGTAATACCAAGTGGCCAAATTGCGGAAGCCACCCCATCGCGGGAGAGTGAGGCCCTTCTTGATCCTTCAGAAGCCTCGGCCCAGGCCAAGACCGAACCAGATGCACTGCAATTGAGCACTGATGAATTGCTCAATAAAAAGCTGGACGAGCTCCGAGCGGCACGAGAGGCGAACAAACGGAAAGATTCCGAGATTGCAACGCTGAAGAAAGAAACCACGCTGGTAAAGAAGGAACTCAAGCAACGGACGGAGGAAATCAAAGCCTTGAAGGCCAGTAAGGCCTCAGCCCCCTCGGCGCCGAAGAAGAAAGCCGCGGAAGCGCGCCGGACGCGCTGAGGACCAATCGAATCAGCCGACGTCGTACAACTCCGGTTGCAGCAGAACGACTTCTCTGGAGAGCGGCTGGCGAAAATTCATGCGGCAGTAACAGGCATAGGTCACATAGGTATCTTGCAAACAATACTGCGCCAGTTCACGCCCCTGCCGCTTTTCCCACATCTCGGCGACCTGCTCCCCACTGCCTGACTTCGTATCGACTTGTAGTGCTCGCGCCAACACATCCAGCTTGACCCAACCTCTCGTATCCCAATTGCTCCAAATGGCCATCGTGTCGTAGACCGGCTCAGCCCGAAATTTCGCCAGATTGATCTCGACGCTGGGTTTGACCTGATTGATGATCGATCGTTTTTTAATGAAGGGAAGATCAAAACCCAGCCCATTGTGCGTGATGTATAAAGTCGGCCGGTCCTGAGCCAACCTGGCCCAAAACTGCCGCAACAACTCGCGTTCATTCGCCCCGTACCACGCGA
This portion of the Nitrospira sp. genome encodes:
- a CDS encoding DUF4359 domain-containing protein, which produces MSLLRLSVIVGALIILVGLAWSNPTTDDYLQFVEQELGKAIDRMDQGTSTREQQFLRQMFRSQSKKLLDSFVRPNTVRRNWGLVSHYETQVADTKVLVLGLAGHFIPLRGVEEATLKIGRMAF
- the mtaB gene encoding tRNA (N(6)-L-threonylcarbamoyladenosine(37)-C(2))-methylthiotransferase MtaB, with amino-acid sequence MGTTRASLHTLGCRLNQAETSILGEGLRRKGFDLVEFGQPTDVLILNTCSVTEDAERTSRYLIRKTLKHSPHAFIAVTGCYAQTGMEQLKRQAGIDLIVGHQFKLDLPAYLPAVHELRKRSAPDIHYTKTIARGDFDLPHFAEPDSTRALLKIQDGCSAMCSFCIIPFARGHERSRTFDDILREADSLVARGYREIVLTGVNIGQYVHSDNDFCALLRRLDQVDGLERIRISSIEPTTVSDELLDLIASSNKLCPYLHIPLQSGDDQILQAMNRRHTVKEYRKLIDTALTKIPDLGVGTDLMVGFPGETEAAFQNTLAVASDLPFSYLHVFPYSSRPGTAALRIKQRVPSASIKKRTTLLLDLDRAKRLVFHNAQIGKTVSVLFESGTRESYRFGTTSNFTKVAVRNSGDLENHIKPVTISAAANRYVFGDLVSPSTPMNASLVRLL
- the miaB gene encoding tRNA (N6-isopentenyl adenosine(37)-C2)-methylthiotransferase MiaB; translated protein: MMVKTLPQVHIETFGCQMNESDSELVRSLLKQEGFGFTEDRERADVVLVNTCAIRENAHTKIYSHLSELKALKKHRPLVVGVLGCMAQNLKSELAEKEPLIDVLAGPDSYRQLPRLLTCALDAQEQGLRQKAFALDLSEYETYENIMPDRNSGVNAWITVMRGCDNFCSFCVVPYTRGRERSRDPESVLLEARDAATRGFKQITLLGQNVNSYRHGEWDFAQLISAVADQPDIERVRFTSPHPKDFPPTLIKAIAAHPKICKHIHLPLQSGSDRILEMMGRTYTGTEYLTLVDRIRSIVPDVVLTTDIICGFCSESDADFQATAHLVERARLDSAYIFKYSERKNTIAARKYVDDVPDQLKGQRVAKLVEIQRAITAERNRRYIGKAVEVLVEGDATRSSTQGMGKTDGNITVVWDKNTGHSEPGTLMTKHIFDASAATLYGE
- a CDS encoding MFS transporter; this translates as MLPLGFLSGLPLALTSGTLQAWLTVEGVDLKTIGIFTLVGLPYTLKFLWAPVMDRVVPPWLGRRRGWMVLTQLCVAMALGLMALTNPKLHPGWLAAYAVLVAFLAASLDIVFDAYRTDTLQPHERGLGAAVWVNGYRVALLASGAGALALADYVGWQMTYLAMATIMVAGVVIVLLSPDPTVVAAAPKSLREAVGAPLAEFFSRPTALGFLAVIVLYKLGDAFASALQTAFLIGGLGFSSTEVGAAKGLGIFATLVGAFIGGILMTRSGLVRSLLTFGVLQAVSNLGFVVLALMGKHAGALTAAVVIENVTGGMGTAAFVALVMSLCDARYTATQFALLSSLEALGRVFVGRPSADLVQVVGWAQFYVFTTVAALPGLWAVWRIRCSIETDQKAIGQASVGKSAAVPIAD
- a CDS encoding ribonuclease H-like domain-containing protein, with product MKVVLDIETVQAPRAEWARLVGKPTEGLGLAPGEAGYDLFTASAVEEARRADDESYAKSAFDGTFSHIVCIGLLEFSDQMEARSAIAWYGANERELLRQFWARLAQDRPTLYITHNGLGFDLPFIKKRSIINQVKPSVEINLAKFRAEPVYDTMAIWSNWDTRGWVKLDVLARALQVDTKSGSGEQVAEMWEKRQGRELAQYCLQDTYVTYACYCRMNFRQPLSREVVLLQPELYDVG